The following coding sequences lie in one Alloacidobacterium dinghuense genomic window:
- a CDS encoding TIM-barrel domain-containing protein: protein MQKLIKKFSLTAIVSAAILISFAYANAQAGEQRLVMERGDSTIVFEPYAPNVIRVTLSLLKDPALAAPGYGFVASPSATGWNHAQGGIDDVYRSSRLVVTLKGHRTGGTPPPQSVMDPGKYFSGSTPGADITFTTPEGKTLAELNGWSMSAPNHKDGNSQVLYDRRTTDPNFYQVGADFASPDDEHYYGLGQNQEGYLDHRGHVVHCWHDYNAPGGQSVCVPFMVTNYGYGIVWDNPSKTTIAPHFNERTSWTSEAGARVSFFLIAGKTTDEIYAGYRLLTGATPLLPKADYGYIQCKQRYRSQDEVMAVAKGYRERHLPADVIVVDWLYYSKMGQMDFVPNLWPDPKAMNGELHKMGFQTMISVWPRFEQGSRYYDFILKKGWFEHLADGTPTNGLPFDKAGSDIDTTNPDAAHWYWNMIKENIISKGFDSIWADETEPDLPPNGSYLQIGPGTQYFNVYPLFHTAAIYDGFRRDTPHRGLVLSRDAYLGAQRNGAIFWSSDITATWDAFRRQVPTGLDFTASGLTYWSNDTGGWQPLPAVHHPEHPPLIDPSDVHDNVGGYDDYVELYTRWFEYATFLPIMRTHGSRRYNEVWSYGKQAEPILEKYLKLRYELLPYIYSLGYQTYQTGAPFMRALFMDFPNDANVIDIRDEYMLGPAFLVAPMTEQGATSRSIYLPAGADWYNYWTNERIKGGQTITVNAPIDTIPLFVRAGSIIPTGSYIENTSQPQQIAKVHVYPGADADFALFQDDGNTYAYEKGDAKITHLHWNDSSHQLTHEGAQAWSGSDATVIDVIGR from the coding sequence GTGCAGAAACTGATCAAGAAGTTTTCTCTTACAGCCATTGTCAGCGCCGCAATCCTGATTTCATTTGCTTACGCGAACGCGCAGGCTGGCGAGCAGCGCCTCGTGATGGAACGCGGCGACTCCACCATCGTCTTTGAGCCATACGCTCCCAATGTCATCCGCGTTACGCTCAGCCTGCTCAAAGACCCTGCGCTCGCTGCTCCCGGATATGGCTTCGTCGCCTCGCCTTCAGCCACAGGCTGGAACCACGCTCAGGGCGGTATCGATGACGTTTATAGATCATCGCGCTTGGTTGTAACGCTGAAAGGTCATCGCACGGGCGGCACGCCTCCACCACAATCTGTCATGGATCCCGGCAAGTACTTCAGCGGCTCAACTCCCGGCGCGGATATCACATTCACAACTCCGGAAGGCAAGACGTTGGCAGAATTGAATGGCTGGTCCATGTCCGCACCGAATCACAAAGACGGCAATTCGCAAGTCCTATACGACCGTCGCACCACCGACCCCAACTTCTACCAGGTGGGTGCGGACTTCGCTTCGCCCGACGATGAGCACTACTATGGCCTGGGACAAAACCAGGAGGGTTATCTCGATCATCGGGGTCATGTCGTGCACTGCTGGCACGACTACAACGCTCCCGGCGGCCAGAGCGTATGTGTGCCTTTCATGGTTACAAATTACGGCTATGGTATCGTCTGGGATAATCCGTCGAAGACCACCATCGCCCCGCACTTCAACGAGCGCACCAGTTGGACCTCCGAAGCGGGTGCTCGCGTTTCCTTCTTCCTCATCGCTGGCAAAACGACAGACGAAATCTACGCAGGCTACCGCCTGTTAACCGGAGCGACGCCTCTCTTGCCTAAAGCTGATTACGGATACATCCAGTGCAAGCAGCGCTACCGCTCGCAGGATGAGGTAATGGCCGTTGCCAAAGGCTATCGCGAGCGCCATCTGCCTGCCGACGTCATCGTCGTCGACTGGCTCTACTACTCAAAGATGGGCCAGATGGATTTCGTCCCCAATCTCTGGCCTGATCCAAAAGCGATGAACGGCGAGCTGCACAAAATGGGTTTCCAGACGATGATCAGCGTGTGGCCGCGCTTTGAGCAAGGCTCGCGCTACTACGATTTCATCTTGAAAAAAGGCTGGTTCGAGCACCTCGCCGATGGCACGCCAACAAACGGCCTGCCTTTTGACAAAGCAGGCTCAGACATCGACACGACCAACCCCGACGCAGCCCACTGGTACTGGAACATGATCAAAGAAAACATCATCAGCAAAGGTTTCGATTCCATCTGGGCCGATGAAACCGAGCCCGATCTCCCTCCTAACGGCAGTTATCTGCAGATCGGCCCCGGCACACAATATTTCAACGTCTATCCCCTCTTTCACACCGCTGCGATTTACGATGGCTTCCGGCGCGACACGCCACATCGCGGCTTGGTCCTTTCGCGCGACGCATATCTCGGCGCACAAAGAAACGGCGCGATCTTCTGGTCGTCCGACATCACAGCCACATGGGACGCCTTCAGGCGCCAGGTCCCGACAGGCCTCGACTTCACAGCATCCGGTCTGACTTACTGGAGCAACGATACTGGCGGATGGCAGCCGCTGCCCGCCGTTCATCATCCCGAGCATCCCCCGCTGATCGATCCGTCTGACGTTCACGACAACGTCGGCGGCTACGACGACTACGTCGAGCTATACACGCGCTGGTTCGAATACGCGACCTTCCTGCCCATCATGCGCACACATGGAAGCCGCCGCTACAACGAGGTCTGGTCCTACGGCAAACAGGCAGAGCCGATACTCGAAAAATATCTCAAGCTCAGATACGAACTGCTGCCCTACATCTACTCCCTCGGCTACCAGACCTACCAAACCGGAGCCCCGTTCATGCGTGCGCTCTTCATGGATTTCCCGAATGACGCGAATGTGATCGACATTCGCGACGAATACATGCTCGGCCCGGCGTTCCTCGTGGCTCCGATGACGGAGCAAGGCGCAACCAGCCGCAGCATCTATCTACCTGCAGGCGCCGACTGGTACAACTACTGGACGAATGAGCGCATAAAGGGCGGCCAGACCATCACTGTCAATGCCCCAATCGACACCATTCCACTCTTCGTCCGTGCCGGCTCGATCATCCCCACCGGTTCCTACATCGAAAACACTTCGCAGCCCCAGCAGATTGCAAAAGTCCATGTCTATCCCGGAGCCGATGCTGATTTCGCCCTCTTTCAGGACGACGGCAACACCTACGCCTACGAAAAAGGAGACGCAAAGATCACGCACCTGCACTGGAACGACAGCTCACACCAACTTACCCACGAAGGAGCACAAGCCTGGAGCGGCTCGGATGCGACGGTAATCGACGTGATTGGCAGATAA